From a single Candidatus Omnitrophota bacterium genomic region:
- a CDS encoding M48 family metallopeptidase, which produces MPELTSATTTLGERQLTYTLRASSRARHPGLWMDPAAGLVVTAPRGFAPDDASAFLRRHQRWVLRWIARLERRWQGLPKRWPYGQSLLYRGQPLTVRVIGGRRGTVALIDDQHLVVATRTPSIDGARRVLSRWLKQQALQTLTERTEALASSMQLSPGRIYVRSLRRTWGRCWPSGSLSFSYHLIMAPREVLEYVVVHELAHLKERNHSRDFWALVAAHHPEYQQRCAWLRTHGPWLAV; this is translated from the coding sequence ATGCCAGAGCTGACCTCGGCGACGACCACGCTGGGGGAGCGTCAGCTCACCTATACGCTGCGCGCAAGCAGCCGTGCGCGTCATCCCGGTCTGTGGATGGATCCGGCCGCAGGGCTGGTCGTGACGGCGCCAAGAGGGTTTGCGCCAGATGACGCGTCGGCGTTTCTCAGACGGCATCAGCGGTGGGTGCTGCGCTGGATCGCGCGCCTTGAGCGTCGATGGCAGGGGTTGCCGAAACGCTGGCCGTATGGGCAAAGCCTGCTCTACCGAGGCCAGCCGCTGACGGTGCGCGTGATCGGCGGGCGGCGAGGCACGGTGGCGCTGATCGACGACCAACACCTCGTCGTCGCCACGCGCACGCCAAGCATCGATGGGGCGCGCCGCGTGCTCAGCCGCTGGCTGAAGCAGCAAGCGCTGCAGACCCTAACGGAGCGCACAGAAGCCCTAGCCTCGTCGATGCAACTCAGCCCCGGGCGGATTTACGTGCGCTCGCTCCGTCGGACATGGGGTCGTTGCTGGCCCAGCGGCTCACTGAGCTTCAGCTACCATCTCATCATGGCGCCGCGCGAGGTGCTGGAGTATGTCGTCGTGCATGAGCTCGCCCACCTCAAAGAGCGCAACCATTCCCGCGACTTTTGGGCGCTGGTTGCGGCCCACCATCCTGAGTACCAGCAGCGCTGCGCGTGGCTGCGCACCCACGGCCCCTGGCTCGCC